The Caproicibacterium lactatifermentans genome contains a region encoding:
- the mltG gene encoding endolytic transglycosylase MltG: MAENEHQQSLSSFSGDAAMRAEAAREAADEKRAIRNHKRRNREKRKKNRHFFLAVWWCMVILVGLVLGQFLITGLNDILAVNRTSSNVTVQIPISTTEDSIKPSALKKLNGQKLQSAKSSNREITRKVANILHQAGLVDDPDVFCMYVRLRKADGCFHNGTWQINAKTDYEELINTLESNEGRKDTIKVTIPEGQNAVEIARLLQKNGVISSSQKFLDVLNTNAFDSTYTMVSDLKNLKGRYYKFEGYLFPDTYEFYQNEDPQNVLQKMLNDSNERYTKEIREKAKAKNMTLDQLITLASIIQAESADSADMLNVSSVLQNRLKYGSQYNIYTLDCDSTMYYPYRSKSDVPSSLGSSYKSKYNTYTMKGLPAGAVCNPGIAAINAALNPNQTSYLYFCHNPKTKKAYYASTQEEHTDNLVEAGLTK, encoded by the coding sequence ATGGCTGAAAATGAACATCAGCAGTCCCTTAGCAGCTTCAGCGGAGATGCGGCAATGCGTGCGGAAGCTGCAAGGGAAGCTGCCGATGAAAAGAGGGCAATCCGCAACCATAAGCGGCGCAACCGGGAGAAGCGAAAAAAGAATCGTCATTTTTTTCTCGCTGTATGGTGGTGCATGGTTATTTTGGTGGGGCTGGTGCTGGGGCAGTTCCTCATTACGGGACTGAATGATATTTTGGCGGTAAACCGTACCAGTTCCAATGTAACCGTGCAGATACCCATCAGCACAACGGAGGATTCGATAAAACCATCTGCCCTAAAAAAACTGAACGGGCAGAAACTACAGAGCGCAAAATCTTCTAACCGTGAAATTACCCGCAAAGTGGCAAATATTCTGCACCAAGCAGGATTGGTGGACGACCCGGATGTTTTTTGTATGTATGTACGTCTGCGCAAAGCGGACGGCTGTTTTCACAACGGCACTTGGCAAATTAACGCCAAAACCGATTATGAAGAACTTATCAATACGCTGGAGTCCAACGAAGGCCGCAAAGACACTATTAAGGTAACCATTCCGGAAGGACAGAATGCGGTGGAGATTGCCCGCCTTCTGCAAAAAAACGGTGTGATTTCTTCTTCCCAGAAGTTCTTGGACGTGCTGAATACCAATGCCTTTGACAGCACCTATACGATGGTTTCCGATTTAAAGAACCTAAAGGGACGGTATTATAAATTTGAAGGATATCTGTTCCCGGATACCTATGAATTCTACCAAAATGAGGACCCGCAGAATGTGCTGCAGAAGATGCTGAATGATTCCAACGAACGCTATACCAAAGAAATCCGTGAAAAGGCAAAGGCAAAGAACATGACGCTGGACCAGCTGATTACCTTGGCTTCCATTATCCAGGCGGAATCAGCGGATTCAGCGGATATGCTGAATGTTTCTTCGGTACTGCAAAACCGGCTGAAGTATGGCAGCCAGTACAATATTTATACGCTGGACTGTGATTCTACCATGTACTATCCTTACCGCTCCAAATCGGATGTTCCGTCCAGTTTGGGCAGCAGCTATAAGAGTAAGTATAACACCTATACAATGAAGGGGCTGCCTGCTGGTGCTGTGTGCAATCCGGGTATTGCAGCTATTAACGCGGCGCTGAACCCGAATCAGACTTCGTATTTATATTTCTGTCATAATCCAAAGACCAAAAAAGCATACTATGCGTCCACACAGGAAGAGCATACCGATAACTTAGTAGAGGCAGGACTGACAAAATGA
- a CDS encoding 5-formyltetrahydrofolate cyclo-ligase has translation MRIKGNIKEVKQGLRQKCRAYRESLSPQQKQQMDAAIRTRLFRLSVYRQSRILFTYVSKPIEVDTIAIIRHALTHGRQVAVPRCIPGTHRMQFYFIHSLDDLTPGTFGVLEPDIERCQPVTDLSQGLCIVPGLSFDSQGYRLGYGKGYYDRFLAAFGGSTIGICYRNCAPWKLPHGYYDRPVDLLITEKYIRNIHRAGKHASSRQEVRHG, from the coding sequence ATGCGTATAAAGGGAAATATTAAAGAAGTAAAACAGGGGCTGCGCCAAAAATGCCGGGCGTACCGGGAATCGCTTTCTCCGCAGCAGAAACAGCAGATGGATGCGGCAATCCGCACCCGTCTGTTTCGTCTGTCTGTTTATCGACAGAGCCGAATCCTTTTCACATATGTCAGCAAACCAATTGAAGTGGACACCATTGCGATTATTCGCCATGCACTGACGCATGGCAGGCAGGTAGCTGTGCCGCGCTGTATCCCGGGCACGCATCGGATGCAGTTTTACTTCATTCATTCCCTGGACGACCTTACGCCGGGGACCTTTGGAGTATTGGAGCCGGATATCGAACGCTGTCAGCCCGTAACGGACCTTAGTCAAGGACTGTGCATTGTGCCGGGGCTAAGCTTTGACTCACAGGGATATCGGCTGGGGTACGGAAAAGGATATTATGACCGTTTCTTGGCCGCTTTTGGCGGCAGCACAATCGGTATTTGTTACCGGAACTGTGCCCCGTGGAAGCTCCCGCACGGCTACTATGATCGTCCAGTTGACCTTTTAATTACAGAAAAATATATCCGAAATATCCACAGGGCAGGGAAGCACGCTTCCAGCCGTCAGGAGGTACGTCATGGCTGA
- a CDS encoding DJ-1 family glyoxalase III → MVYVFLANGFEEVEALSTVDILRRAGQEVLTVGVGGREIVGAHHIPVTADVSEADLNMAQRPADMVVLPGGMPGTLHLERSATVRAAVNDCVRRGKYLAAICAAPSVLGHWGLLNGHTATCFPGFEKDLHCTVSKESVVQSGNVITARGAGVAVDFALKLTAVLCGPEKAKEVKESIQCV, encoded by the coding sequence ATGGTATATGTATTTTTAGCAAATGGTTTTGAAGAAGTAGAAGCACTGTCCACGGTCGATATTCTCCGCCGTGCCGGCCAGGAAGTTTTGACGGTCGGTGTGGGCGGCAGGGAAATTGTCGGTGCACATCATATTCCGGTAACAGCTGATGTATCGGAAGCGGATTTGAATATGGCACAGCGTCCGGCAGACATGGTGGTTTTGCCCGGTGGAATGCCCGGTACCCTTCATTTGGAGCGGTCCGCAACCGTTCGTGCGGCAGTAAATGACTGCGTGCGGCGCGGAAAATATCTGGCTGCTATCTGTGCGGCACCCTCTGTTTTGGGACATTGGGGCCTGCTTAACGGCCATACAGCCACCTGCTTCCCGGGCTTTGAAAAAGACTTGCACTGTACGGTCAGCAAAGAATCTGTGGTGCAAAGTGGAAATGTGATTACCGCCCGTGGTGCCGGTGTGGCGGTAGACTTCGCACTGAAGCTCACGGCGGTTTTGTGCGGACCGGAAAAAGCAAAGGAAGTTAAAGAATCAATTCAATGCGTATAA
- a CDS encoding dTMP kinase, which produces MGKLLVLEGLDGSGKQTQTALLDRAFSEAGAPSRRVSFPDYNQPSSALVKMYLHGEFGTQPQDVNPYAASSFYAVDRFASYRKFWKQDYDNGKCILADRYTTSNLVYQLPKLPRNEWDAFTQWLLDYEYHRLELPIPDLTLFLDMPETVSEELLEKRYHGDEGQKDIHEKDTAFQHDCRAAALYAANVLHWKVIPCSSGGAVRTPEQIAEQIRQTVQKAGLL; this is translated from the coding sequence ATGGGTAAACTCCTGGTATTGGAAGGCCTTGACGGCAGCGGCAAGCAAACACAGACAGCGCTGCTGGATCGTGCATTTTCTGAAGCCGGTGCTCCCAGCCGACGCGTGTCTTTTCCGGATTACAACCAGCCCTCTTCTGCACTGGTGAAAATGTACCTGCACGGTGAATTCGGCACACAGCCGCAGGATGTCAACCCGTATGCCGCTTCTTCTTTTTACGCGGTGGATCGTTTCGCTTCTTACCGAAAATTTTGGAAGCAGGACTATGACAACGGCAAGTGCATTTTGGCGGACCGCTATACAACCTCCAACCTGGTTTATCAGCTGCCGAAGCTGCCGCGAAACGAGTGGGACGCTTTCACCCAATGGCTGCTGGATTATGAATATCATCGCCTGGAACTGCCAATACCTGATTTGACCTTGTTTTTGGATATGCCGGAGACGGTTTCCGAGGAGCTGCTGGAAAAGCGCTACCACGGGGACGAGGGGCAAAAAGATATTCATGAAAAAGATACCGCCTTTCAGCATGACTGCCGTGCGGCAGCTCTGTATGCGGCCAATGTGCTGCACTGGAAAGTGATTCCCTGCAGCAGCGGTGGAGCTGTACGAACACCGGAGCAAATTGCAGAACAAATTCGGCAGACGGTGCAGAAAGCCGGTCTGCTGTAA
- the thyX gene encoding FAD-dependent thymidylate synthase produces MPHVELLTYTKFPEKTVASAAKLCYSPSDIDAIQKDMTEEKINHFMDILVENHHESPIEHASFTFGIEGVSRSLLAQITRHRIASYSVQSQRYVAASHFSYVVPPEIAAIPAAKEEYLRAMEEDQQHYDHLSALLQEKHKAELMQEGLSEKAAACKAQKMSNEDARFVLPNACTTKIVCTMDARSLLHFFSLRCCSRAQWEIREVAEQMLWLVKGVAPHLFAKAGPPCLYGTCPEGKMSCGKQAEMKAHYAAKEKAQNG; encoded by the coding sequence ATGCCACACGTAGAGCTGCTTACCTACACTAAGTTTCCCGAAAAAACGGTCGCTTCGGCGGCAAAGCTGTGCTATTCACCGTCCGATATAGACGCGATTCAGAAGGATATGACAGAGGAAAAAATCAATCATTTTATGGACATCCTGGTGGAAAACCATCATGAAAGCCCGATTGAGCATGCTTCCTTCACGTTTGGCATTGAGGGCGTGTCACGTTCGCTGCTGGCACAGATTACCCGCCACCGCATTGCCAGCTACAGCGTGCAGAGCCAGCGCTATGTGGCTGCCAGCCACTTTTCTTATGTGGTGCCACCGGAGATTGCCGCGATTCCGGCCGCCAAGGAAGAGTATCTGCGTGCCATGGAAGAGGATCAGCAGCACTACGACCATTTATCGGCGCTATTACAGGAAAAGCATAAAGCGGAACTAATGCAGGAGGGCCTTTCTGAAAAAGCCGCGGCCTGCAAGGCACAGAAGATGTCCAATGAGGATGCCCGCTTTGTTCTGCCCAACGCCTGCACAACAAAAATTGTCTGCACTATGGACGCACGCAGCCTGCTACATTTCTTTTCTCTGCGCTGCTGCAGCCGTGCACAGTGGGAAATCCGCGAGGTTGCAGAACAGATGCTTTGGCTGGTGAAGGGGGTTGCACCCCATTTGTTTGCAAAGGCTGGCCCGCCCTGTCTGTATGGCACTTGCCCGGAAGGAAAAATGAGCTGCGGCAAGCAGGCGGAGATGAAAGCGCATTATGCGGCGAAAGAAAAGGCACAGAATGGGTAA